One Thalassotalea atypica DNA window includes the following coding sequences:
- a CDS encoding enoyl-CoA hydratase/isomerase family protein yields MNKLIITKEAGIATVLIKNPPVNILTIDLINELNQFILSLKDEREIKAVVFKSFHDAFFIAHLDLNVINGTQGGQAASIEFNHMIANIKAMKQLSIAIVDGVARGGGNEFVMACDLAYGTENSAFAQPELYINIPTGGQGAVQFARRLGKGKALQALLTGADFTVQQAEQLNIITQYVPKIEMNEFLQQLLLTVSGWEVRDIVMYKEIITASIIDEDVGSELELRYFLERAKEEKTQTIIAAFLKHGGQSEREANDIQGIFVDTAKELSK; encoded by the coding sequence ATGAATAAACTCATCATCACAAAAGAAGCAGGTATCGCAACTGTTTTAATTAAAAACCCGCCTGTTAATATTTTAACTATTGATTTAATTAATGAATTGAACCAGTTTATTTTGTCGTTAAAAGATGAACGTGAAATTAAAGCCGTTGTATTTAAGTCATTTCATGACGCATTTTTTATTGCTCATCTCGATCTTAATGTTATAAATGGAACTCAGGGAGGGCAAGCTGCGTCAATAGAGTTTAATCACATGATTGCAAATATTAAAGCAATGAAGCAGCTTTCAATTGCTATTGTTGACGGTGTTGCTCGTGGTGGAGGCAATGAATTTGTAATGGCATGTGATTTAGCTTACGGCACTGAAAACTCAGCGTTCGCTCAGCCGGAATTATATATAAATATACCTACGGGCGGCCAGGGAGCTGTACAATTTGCTCGCCGATTAGGTAAAGGGAAGGCTCTACAAGCTTTATTAACAGGCGCAGATTTTACAGTTCAACAAGCTGAGCAATTAAACATTATCACTCAATATGTTCCTAAAATTGAGATGAATGAGTTTCTGCAACAGTTATTATTAACGGTTAGCGGTTGGGAAGTACGCGATATCGTAATGTACAAAGAGATCATTACTGCTTCGATTATAGATGAAGATGTTGGCAGTGAATTAGAGTTGAGGTACTTTTTAGAGCGAGCAAAAGAAGAAAAAACTCAAACTATTATCGCAGCCTTTTTAAAACATGGCGGTCAATCAGAGCGTGAAGCAAATGATATTCAAGGGATTTTTGTTGATACAGCCAAAGAGTTATCAAAGTAA
- the nth gene encoding endonuclease III: MNKEKRLEILTRLRDDNPNPTTELNFDSPFELLIAVLLSAQATDVGVNKATAKLYPVANTPQAILDLGLNGLKSYIKTIGLFNTKAENTMKTCQMLVDLHGGEVPESREALEALPGVGRKTANVVLNTAFGWPTIAVDTHIDRVSNRTKFAMGKNVVEVENKLLKVVPAEFKVDVHHWLILHGRYTCVARKPRCGACIIEDLCEFKDKTE, from the coding sequence ATGAATAAAGAAAAACGCTTAGAAATACTGACACGTTTACGCGATGACAACCCCAATCCGACCACTGAATTAAATTTTGATTCACCGTTTGAATTACTCATTGCTGTATTACTGTCAGCTCAAGCGACAGACGTTGGCGTTAACAAAGCCACCGCAAAACTCTACCCTGTTGCAAATACCCCGCAAGCAATACTCGATTTAGGCTTAAACGGACTGAAGTCTTACATCAAAACCATCGGACTATTTAATACCAAAGCCGAAAACACCATGAAAACTTGCCAAATGTTGGTAGACCTCCATGGTGGTGAAGTACCAGAAAGCCGCGAAGCACTAGAAGCCTTACCGGGTGTAGGCAGAAAAACAGCAAACGTAGTACTTAATACCGCATTTGGTTGGCCGACTATCGCAGTCGACACACATATTGATCGCGTTTCAAACCGTACTAAATTTGCCATGGGTAAAAATGTGGTAGAAGTAGAAAACAAGTTACTTAAAGTTGTGCCCGCAGAGTTTAAGGTTGATGTACATCACTGGCTTATTCTACATGGTCGTTATACCTGTGTGGCTCGTAAACCACGCTGTGGCGCCTGCATTATTGAAGATTTGTGTGAGTTTAAAGATAAGACTGAATAA
- a CDS encoding electron transport complex subunit E, producing the protein MKITQEYKDLAWEGLWKNNPGLVQLLGLCPLLAVTSTLTNALGLGLATLLVLVGSNATVSVVRQWVPKEIRIPIFVLIIAAFVTLIQLLMNAFTYGLYQSLGIFLPLIVTNCAIIGRAEAYASKNPVKQASFDGLMMGLGFTAVLVVLGAIREILGQGTLFDGADLLLGSWASILRLEVYQLDTQFLLAILPPGAFITMGFLIAIKNIIDEKAAERKPKETEQSIERVRVNFDAQ; encoded by the coding sequence ATGAAAATAACACAAGAATATAAAGATCTCGCCTGGGAAGGATTATGGAAAAATAATCCAGGATTAGTCCAGTTGTTAGGTTTGTGTCCACTGTTAGCTGTTACCTCTACACTTACCAATGCTTTAGGTTTAGGTTTGGCAACGTTGTTAGTGCTAGTAGGCTCTAACGCTACGGTATCAGTTGTTCGCCAATGGGTACCTAAAGAAATTCGGATCCCTATCTTTGTATTGATCATCGCAGCCTTTGTGACCTTAATTCAACTGTTGATGAATGCATTTACTTATGGTTTGTATCAATCGCTTGGTATTTTCCTACCTTTAATTGTAACCAATTGCGCCATAATTGGCCGCGCTGAAGCATATGCCTCGAAAAATCCAGTCAAACAAGCCAGCTTTGATGGTTTAATGATGGGGCTTGGTTTCACTGCTGTTCTCGTTGTACTAGGGGCTATTCGTGAAATTTTAGGACAAGGCACACTGTTTGATGGTGCCGACTTACTGCTAGGAAGTTGGGCCAGTATATTAAGACTAGAAGTATATCAATTGGACACCCAATTTTTATTAGCAATACTGCCTCCAGGTGCTTTCATCACCATGGGCTTTCTGATTGCCATAAAAAATATTATTGACGAGAAAGCAGCAGAACGTAAGCCAAAAGAAACAGAACAATCTATAGAGCGTGTTCGCGTGAATTTTGATGCTCAATAA
- the rsxG gene encoding electron transport complex subunit RsxG produces MMKLAIEKNARILAIFAIVCTAIVGITFEFTKNRIKKQEQAQLLSTLKSIVPATIHNNDMSEHCVGITDEQLGSNTPQIAYLATLNGQAAGAAITSVAPDGYNGNIFIISAFTVDGTITGVRVLKHKETPGLGDKVELRKSDWVKSFDSKTFDDMNESRWAVKKDGGQFDQFTGATITPRAVVKAVRQAALFFNKNMSSLFEQPNMCETNQ; encoded by the coding sequence ATGATGAAACTGGCCATAGAGAAAAATGCTCGAATCCTCGCTATTTTCGCTATTGTTTGCACAGCGATTGTTGGAATCACCTTTGAGTTCACAAAGAACCGAATAAAGAAACAAGAGCAAGCTCAATTATTGAGTACACTTAAGAGTATTGTTCCTGCAACGATTCACAACAATGACATGTCTGAACACTGTGTTGGTATTACCGATGAACAGCTTGGCTCAAATACGCCACAAATAGCCTACCTTGCTACGCTGAATGGGCAAGCTGCTGGGGCTGCTATTACCTCAGTTGCTCCTGATGGCTATAATGGCAACATTTTTATCATTTCCGCTTTTACTGTTGATGGCACTATTACCGGTGTTCGAGTATTAAAGCATAAAGAAACACCAGGCCTAGGCGACAAAGTGGAATTACGAAAGAGTGATTGGGTGAAAAGTTTTGATAGTAAGACTTTTGACGACATGAATGAGTCTCGCTGGGCGGTAAAAAAAGATGGAGGACAGTTCGATCAATTTACCGGTGCGACCATTACGCCTAGGGCCGTAGTTAAAGCAGTGAGACAAGCAGCATTATTCTTCAACAAAAATATGTCTTCGCTTTTTGAACAACCGAATATGTGTGAGACAAATCAATGA
- the rsxD gene encoding electron transport complex subunit RsxD codes for MAFWIASSPHNHIQQKTSALMRLVIFATIPGIFAQWYFFGWGNLIHIALAVMTALLTEFFVLSLRNKNISQQIFDGSAILTAILIGICVPAIAPWWVTVIGSVFAIAVVKQLYGGLGHNPFNPAMSAYVMLLISFPLQMTTWLPPLSLVSMELTFQDTLSVIFTNNTLAGFSTEQLRTSIDGFTMATPLDTLKTSLTTGHTINEGLNSPVFGDNFALGWEWVNAGFLLGGLFLIVKKAIDWTTPVSFLLSLFVCSLVAFFISPDMNASTMFYWFSGATMLGAFFILTDPVTGATSVKGRLVIGALAGLLVFLIRKFGGYPDAIAFAVLLCNMAAPLIDQYTRPRTYGHDLERK; via the coding sequence ATGGCATTTTGGATAGCTAGTTCTCCCCACAATCATATACAGCAAAAAACCTCTGCGCTGATGCGTCTGGTTATATTCGCAACAATTCCTGGCATATTTGCGCAGTGGTATTTTTTCGGTTGGGGCAACCTTATTCATATTGCGCTAGCGGTAATGACTGCGTTGCTGACTGAATTTTTTGTATTATCTTTGCGAAATAAAAACATCAGCCAGCAGATTTTTGACGGAAGCGCCATTTTAACAGCCATACTGATTGGCATTTGCGTACCCGCCATCGCTCCTTGGTGGGTAACCGTAATAGGTAGCGTTTTTGCGATTGCCGTTGTCAAGCAGTTGTATGGAGGCTTAGGCCACAATCCTTTTAACCCTGCAATGTCTGCCTACGTTATGTTGTTAATATCGTTTCCATTACAAATGACCACTTGGTTACCTCCATTGTCTCTTGTATCAATGGAATTAACGTTTCAAGATACGTTATCGGTCATTTTTACCAACAATACACTAGCTGGTTTTTCAACAGAACAATTGCGGACAAGTATTGATGGTTTTACCATGGCAACACCGCTCGACACATTGAAAACGAGCCTAACCACTGGTCATACAATTAATGAAGGATTAAACTCGCCTGTATTTGGTGACAATTTCGCTCTCGGCTGGGAATGGGTCAATGCAGGTTTTTTACTGGGTGGATTATTTTTAATCGTTAAAAAGGCCATAGACTGGACGACCCCTGTTAGTTTTTTACTCAGCTTGTTTGTTTGCTCTCTTGTTGCCTTTTTCATCAGCCCTGATATGAATGCATCCACCATGTTCTATTGGTTTTCCGGTGCAACAATGCTTGGCGCATTCTTTATCTTAACAGACCCTGTCACAGGTGCGACGAGCGTTAAAGGACGACTGGTTATTGGTGCGCTCGCTGGCCTGCTAGTGTTTCTTATTAGAAAATTTGGCGGCTACCCTGATGCAATTGCCTTTGCCGTTTTACTGTGTAATATGGCAGCACCGCTTATTGATCAATACACCAGACCACGCACCTATGGTCATGATTTGGAGCGTAAATGA
- the rsxC gene encoding electron transport complex subunit RsxC yields the protein MQAIIERIKKGQFWKFHGGIHPPEQKFLTNDKPIKNSAIPELLIIPIQQHIGLPADLLVKPGDKVLKGQPLTQPSLPMMVPVHASTSGEIIKIEDHMVAHPSGLSEPCIFLKPDGLDTWRKKDICSDYTQISSKEIVEKIANAGISGMGGAGFPTHIKVDTKANIEFLIINAAECEPYITADDLLIREHSAKVVEGIKILKQLLAPEHILIGIEDNKPDAIATLTKVTESFNDIHVCALPTKYPTGGEKQLIKVLTGKEIPSGTLPSSQGIIMQNIATCFAIAEAVIDDIPLIRRVITVSGQALAKPQNIWAYLGTPVASLLSQFGYKPDMDMKSIIMGGPMMGFTLPSDQIPVVKFTNCVLAPSEKEIDSNQKEVECIRCGQCAEVCPSQLLPQELQWSAKANDHEQLQKLNLFDCIDCGACAYVCPSHIPLVHYYRIAKADIRQKQLMEIKAEKAKIRFEARKSRLEREKREREEKQRKASEARKAAMNAKSADGSNAQSAVAAALARVKAKKTQQEPQPDTVKNGTNGSLTNDDDAIDKKSQVSAAIARAKAKKAAKAKIQQDAVQHVNTAPSTTIDDSTVQQNEQTSTSPKKSPAVARAIAKAKAKKLAEQQAEENATTTGKLVIETESEPDKSDKSDKSDKSSALDKKQKIAAAVAKAKAKKLAQKQVHGMAEVSKNGETREKVDDDTTIQENKEIDNEVEIDKKAKVSAVIAKAKAKAQLNKQSKNDSSAQKNSSNDEKKKRIAAAVAKAQAKKQQRTESN from the coding sequence GTGCAAGCAATAATAGAACGAATTAAAAAAGGTCAGTTCTGGAAGTTTCATGGCGGCATACATCCTCCTGAGCAAAAATTCCTCACCAATGATAAACCGATTAAGAACAGTGCTATTCCAGAACTGTTAATCATTCCAATTCAGCAGCATATTGGCCTTCCAGCTGATCTCTTGGTAAAACCAGGCGATAAAGTTTTAAAAGGTCAGCCCTTAACTCAGCCAAGCTTACCGATGATGGTCCCCGTACACGCATCAACAAGCGGTGAAATCATCAAAATCGAAGATCATATGGTTGCTCATCCTTCAGGATTAAGTGAACCATGTATTTTTCTTAAACCTGACGGGTTAGATACGTGGCGCAAGAAAGATATTTGTAGTGATTACACGCAGATATCAAGTAAAGAAATCGTTGAAAAAATTGCCAATGCAGGGATTTCAGGGATGGGAGGCGCAGGCTTTCCGACACACATTAAAGTTGATACGAAAGCCAACATCGAGTTTTTAATCATTAACGCCGCGGAATGTGAGCCATATATTACAGCAGATGATCTGCTTATACGCGAACACAGCGCAAAAGTAGTGGAAGGCATAAAAATACTAAAGCAGCTGCTTGCCCCTGAGCATATCCTGATCGGAATAGAAGACAACAAGCCCGACGCTATCGCAACATTGACAAAGGTGACTGAGTCTTTTAATGATATTCATGTTTGCGCCTTGCCGACCAAATACCCTACTGGTGGCGAAAAACAATTAATAAAAGTACTAACCGGCAAAGAAATTCCGAGCGGCACCCTCCCCTCAAGCCAGGGGATTATCATGCAAAATATTGCCACCTGTTTTGCAATCGCAGAAGCAGTCATTGACGATATTCCGCTTATTCGACGTGTTATTACGGTATCAGGTCAAGCATTGGCTAAGCCGCAAAATATTTGGGCTTACCTTGGGACGCCTGTTGCAAGTTTGCTCAGCCAATTTGGCTATAAGCCTGATATGGATATGAAGAGTATTATAATGGGTGGGCCTATGATGGGCTTCACTCTGCCATCTGACCAAATACCTGTTGTTAAATTCACTAACTGCGTGTTAGCACCGTCTGAAAAAGAAATTGATAGTAATCAAAAAGAAGTTGAATGTATTCGTTGCGGCCAATGCGCCGAGGTTTGCCCTAGTCAACTATTGCCTCAGGAATTGCAGTGGAGTGCTAAAGCTAATGACCATGAGCAACTTCAAAAGCTTAACCTCTTTGATTGTATCGATTGTGGAGCTTGCGCATATGTATGTCCAAGTCATATTCCACTTGTCCACTATTACCGTATTGCGAAAGCTGATATTCGTCAAAAACAGTTAATGGAAATCAAAGCAGAAAAAGCAAAAATTAGATTTGAGGCACGTAAATCTCGGCTAGAACGAGAAAAACGCGAGCGAGAAGAAAAACAACGTAAGGCATCTGAAGCTCGTAAAGCTGCAATGAATGCCAAATCAGCTGATGGCAGCAATGCCCAATCAGCCGTAGCGGCAGCACTTGCCCGAGTGAAAGCGAAAAAAACACAACAAGAGCCACAGCCAGATACAGTAAAAAATGGCACTAATGGCTCTTTAACCAATGATGATGATGCAATTGATAAAAAGTCTCAAGTATCAGCAGCCATCGCTCGAGCAAAGGCAAAAAAAGCAGCAAAAGCAAAAATCCAGCAAGATGCAGTGCAGCACGTCAATACAGCTCCTAGCACCACCATCGACGACTCAACAGTTCAACAAAATGAACAAACATCAACATCTCCGAAAAAATCACCAGCCGTTGCTAGAGCAATCGCAAAAGCTAAAGCCAAAAAGCTTGCCGAACAGCAAGCAGAAGAAAATGCTACAACAACAGGTAAACTAGTTATAGAAACAGAAAGCGAACCTGACAAATCTGACAAATCTGACAAATCTGACAAATCGTCGGCATTAGATAAAAAACAAAAAATAGCCGCCGCAGTTGCTAAAGCCAAAGCTAAAAAACTAGCCCAAAAGCAAGTCCATGGTATGGCTGAAGTATCAAAAAACGGTGAAACGCGAGAAAAAGTCGATGACGATACGACCATTCAAGAAAACAAAGAAATCGATAATGAAGTTGAGATAGATAAAAAGGCAAAAGTTAGCGCTGTAATCGCCAAAGCTAAGGCGAAAGCTCAACTCAACAAACAATCAAAAAATGATAGCTCGGCACAAAAGAATTCGAGCAATGACGAAAAGAAAAAGCGAATTGCTGCCGCAGTAGCAAAAGCTCAAGCCAAAAAACAACAACGAACTGAGTCAAATTAA
- the rsxB gene encoding electron transport complex subunit RsxB, which produces MANLFIAILVLGLIACLFGALLGYASERFKVEGDPLVEQLDALLPQTQCGQCGYPGCKPYAEAVANGEAINKCAPGGESTIKKIADLMGVEVQPLDESHASDNSPKVAFIIEEDCIGCTKCIQACPVDAIIGAAKQMHTIIADECTGCDLCVAPCPVDCIEMLPIPQTTKNWQWDLNAIPVAQID; this is translated from the coding sequence ATGGCTAATCTTTTTATCGCGATACTCGTTTTAGGTTTGATCGCCTGCCTATTTGGCGCTCTGCTTGGCTATGCATCCGAACGTTTTAAAGTAGAAGGAGATCCACTTGTTGAACAACTAGACGCCCTACTTCCACAAACCCAGTGTGGCCAGTGTGGATATCCTGGTTGTAAACCCTACGCGGAGGCCGTTGCCAACGGCGAGGCCATCAATAAATGTGCCCCTGGTGGTGAGAGTACCATCAAAAAAATAGCTGATTTAATGGGCGTTGAAGTTCAGCCACTTGACGAAAGCCATGCTAGCGACAATAGCCCTAAAGTTGCCTTTATCATTGAAGAAGATTGCATAGGTTGTACTAAGTGCATACAAGCATGCCCTGTTGATGCCATTATTGGCGCCGCGAAACAAATGCACACCATTATTGCTGATGAATGTACAGGATGTGACTTATGCGTCGCACCATGCCCTGTCGACTGTATTGAGATGTTACCTATCCCACAAACGACAAAAAACTGGCAATGGGACTTAAATGCTATTCCAGTGGCTCAGATTGATTAG
- the rsxA gene encoding electron transport complex subunit RsxA, translating to MTDYLLLLVGTVLVNNFVLVQFLGLCPFMGVSSKTETAIGMSFATTFVMTLASLLSYLVNSYILVPLSIEYLETMSFILVIAVVVQFTEMVVHKTSANLYRLLGIFLPLITTNCAVLGVALLNVNKQHNFFESLVYGFGAAVGFSLVLVMFSAMREKLANADVPKPFKGSAIAMITAGLMSLAFMGFTGLVKL from the coding sequence ATGACAGATTATTTGTTATTGCTAGTTGGAACAGTCTTGGTGAACAACTTTGTACTGGTTCAATTTTTAGGCTTATGCCCGTTTATGGGTGTATCTTCAAAAACCGAAACTGCTATTGGCATGTCATTTGCCACGACATTTGTAATGACACTAGCGTCCTTGCTTAGCTATCTAGTGAATAGCTATATTTTAGTGCCCTTATCAATTGAATATTTAGAGACTATGTCCTTTATATTGGTGATTGCGGTAGTAGTGCAATTTACCGAAATGGTTGTTCACAAAACCAGTGCTAACTTATACCGTTTATTAGGTATTTTCTTACCACTAATTACCACTAACTGTGCCGTATTAGGTGTTGCTTTGCTTAACGTAAATAAGCAACATAACTTCTTTGAATCTCTAGTTTATGGCTTTGGCGCTGCCGTTGGTTTCTCACTTGTTCTTGTTATGTTTTCGGCAATGCGAGAAAAACTTGCCAACGCTGACGTACCAAAACCTTTCAAGGGCTCCGCAATAGCCATGATTACGGCTGGGCTAATGTCATTGGCCTTCATGGGCTTTACTGGTTTGGTAAAATTGTAA
- a CDS encoding EAL domain-containing protein, which yields MYTFSQLLIRNALLGIVFTASTTLLAFYFLAQHSAQQQDLHQQGIYSVANALHNNQKEMSSTLRKNADYDILVIRKFSNQESLYSYKNSKKAFSFAFLQPELKTVSMKNIDLAIEYQLSNANESILIAKLLSVVASVIALLIIFATIMSKRHSEKFFHAINQQIKIDLALIKAPEGSGAVEDLVDIPELKQGILEIKQLIESQVANSSVLEKEAYTDHLTHLDNRNKFVQFYENVMSKESKVRFGVLIITRCSELQTVNQIHGYHEGDNYIVNVSKILNKGVSAYRSGELFRLNSSDFATVLPNVTLKEAENYAADLTSRFNEFQQASDLDSVAYSGLVYFDRTKPLGELLALADTGISIAQTQHINAWYVQKDTESLKSNDVNRGNQNWRQEIESVVENQRVSLLIQPIQPTNRNSKVYSEVLARFLNSNDEMLPTASFIAMAEKLDKISAVDKLIIETTLNEIASKNIVDQSFGINISARTITDEQFLIWLERRLLREPNIAPRIIFEITEHGLQQNIKTSKRFIDMVHRSGARVCVERFGVGLTSFKFFRDLKPDFIKMDSTYTRDIDDDKNNQYFLRLMVDLAHRLSINVLAESVESQEEKHTLDRLFLDGCQGFYIGKPKPI from the coding sequence ATGTACACATTTTCCCAATTGCTGATTCGAAATGCGCTACTAGGTATTGTGTTTACAGCCAGTACCACATTATTAGCCTTTTATTTTCTTGCACAGCATAGTGCACAGCAACAAGACCTTCATCAGCAAGGTATTTATTCAGTTGCAAACGCTTTACATAATAATCAAAAGGAAATGTCTAGCACACTTAGGAAGAATGCTGATTATGACATCCTAGTAATTCGAAAATTTTCAAACCAAGAAAGTTTATATAGCTATAAGAATAGTAAAAAAGCGTTTTCATTCGCCTTTTTACAACCAGAACTTAAAACGGTCTCAATGAAAAATATTGACCTAGCCATTGAGTACCAACTTTCTAATGCGAATGAATCGATACTAATAGCCAAATTGCTTAGCGTCGTCGCTTCTGTAATTGCACTATTGATAATATTTGCGACCATTATGAGTAAGCGTCACAGTGAAAAATTTTTCCATGCAATAAATCAGCAGATAAAGATTGATTTAGCACTTATCAAAGCACCAGAAGGTAGCGGTGCAGTAGAGGACTTAGTCGACATACCAGAGCTCAAGCAAGGTATTCTTGAAATTAAACAGCTTATCGAATCACAAGTGGCTAATTCAAGCGTACTAGAAAAAGAAGCCTATACCGATCACTTAACTCATTTGGATAATCGCAATAAATTTGTTCAATTTTATGAAAATGTAATGAGTAAAGAAAGCAAAGTTAGATTTGGAGTGCTAATAATAACACGCTGTAGCGAGCTACAAACCGTTAATCAAATTCATGGTTATCACGAAGGCGATAATTACATTGTCAATGTATCAAAAATATTGAACAAAGGTGTTTCTGCATATCGCTCTGGCGAACTTTTTAGATTAAACAGTTCCGACTTTGCAACCGTATTGCCTAATGTCACGCTTAAAGAAGCTGAAAATTATGCTGCCGATTTAACTAGTCGTTTTAATGAGTTTCAGCAAGCGTCAGATCTTGACTCTGTTGCTTATTCTGGCTTGGTTTATTTTGATCGCACAAAACCACTGGGAGAGTTGCTCGCTTTGGCTGATACAGGTATTAGTATTGCGCAAACGCAACATATTAATGCTTGGTATGTTCAAAAAGACACTGAGTCGCTTAAAAGTAATGATGTAAATCGTGGTAATCAAAATTGGCGTCAAGAAATAGAAAGCGTAGTGGAAAATCAACGGGTAAGTTTGTTAATTCAACCGATCCAACCGACAAATCGAAACAGTAAGGTTTACAGTGAGGTACTTGCTCGATTTTTAAACTCTAATGATGAAATGTTGCCTACAGCTTCTTTTATAGCTATGGCAGAGAAGTTGGATAAGATATCAGCCGTTGATAAGCTTATTATTGAAACAACACTTAATGAGATTGCTTCAAAAAATATTGTCGACCAGAGTTTTGGTATCAATATTAGTGCGCGTACAATAACAGACGAACAATTTTTAATTTGGCTAGAACGACGTCTATTAAGAGAACCAAACATTGCGCCTCGTATTATTTTCGAAATCACCGAGCATGGCTTACAACAAAATATTAAAACCAGTAAACGATTTATTGACATGGTGCATCGCTCAGGTGCAAGAGTATGTGTAGAACGATTTGGTGTGGGGCTTACATCATTTAAATTCTTTAGAGATTTAAAACCTGACTTTATTAAAATGGATAGCACGTACACCCGTGATATTGATGATGATAAAAATAATCAGTACTTTTTACGGTTAATGGTTGATTTGGCCCATCGTTTGAGTATCAATGTCCTGGCAGAAAGTGTTGAAAGTCAGGAAGAAAAGCACACATTAGACCGACTATTCCTCGATGGTTGCCAAGGGTTTTATATTGGCAAACCTAAACCCATATAA
- the rimP gene encoding ribosome maturation factor RimP yields MAKFEQKLTEMLRPSVEQVGKELLGIEFINAGKHSVLRLFIDHENGIDVDDCAEVSRQVSAILDVEDPISSEYSLEVSSPGLDRPLFDLAHFEAVVGETVDVKLSIPLNGRRKFKGVLDAVENDMLIVIVDGQDYELPHSNVDKANLVPKF; encoded by the coding sequence TTGGCAAAATTTGAACAAAAATTAACTGAAATGCTTAGGCCATCAGTAGAACAAGTAGGCAAAGAGTTACTGGGTATTGAGTTTATCAATGCGGGTAAGCATTCCGTTCTTCGTTTGTTTATCGATCATGAAAATGGTATTGACGTTGATGACTGTGCAGAAGTGAGTCGTCAAGTAAGTGCTATTTTGGATGTCGAAGATCCGATCAGCAGTGAATATAGTTTAGAAGTATCCTCTCCTGGCTTAGATCGCCCTCTATTTGATTTAGCTCATTTTGAGGCTGTTGTCGGTGAAACCGTCGACGTTAAACTTTCAATTCCGTTAAATGGTAGAAGAAAGTTCAAAGGTGTTTTAGACGCCGTAGAAAATGACATGTTAATTGTAATTGTAGATGGCCAAGACTATGAGTTGCCACACAGTAACGTTGACAAAGCAAACTTGGTTCCCAAATTTTAA